A genomic window from Diorhabda sublineata isolate icDioSubl1.1 chromosome 8, icDioSubl1.1, whole genome shotgun sequence includes:
- the LOC130447953 gene encoding biogenesis of lysosome-related organelles complex 1 subunit 1, translated as MLTSMVKEHQTKQVVKKELQEVKRKEACAAASDLTQALVDHLNVGVAQAYLNQKKLDAEAKQLHLSATNFSKQTQQWLNLVEQFSGALKELGDVENWAKTIEGDVRTITTALEIVYQSSQDSSSSS; from the coding sequence ATGTTGACTTCAATGGTAAAAGAGCATCAAACTAAACAAGTAGTGAAAAAAGAATTGCAAGAAGTAAAAAGAAAGGAAGCCTGTGCAGCAGCTAGTGATTTAACACAAGCTCTCGTAGATCATTTGAATGTTGGAGTGGCTCAAGCTTatttaaatcagaaaaaattagATGCGGAAGCAAAACAACTACACTTAAGtgcaacaaatttttcaaaacaaacacAACAGTGGTTGAACTTAGTTGAACAATTTAGTGGTGCTCTTAAAGAACTAGGTGATGTGGAAAATTGGGCAAAAACAATAGAAGGTGATGTGCGTACTATTACAACAGCTTTAGAAATAGTATATCAAAGCTCACAAGATAGCAGTAGTTcaagttaa
- the LOC130448258 gene encoding uncharacterized protein LOC130448258, protein MASPKSQLLIIESSVENLIEEVEKKPALYKKSLKEYSDANMKKKLWEEVCEAVVVDWNSLSAEEKTNKGRDVQKKWANLRTCFRRELNAQKNTKSGQAANKRRKYVYFEQLLFLLPCMENRLTEGNLEEENFLSNDEHDDQAGSSTSTPIRQRKKRPNVPKQTDVDEAYRLVY, encoded by the exons ATGGCTTCGCCCAAATCACAATTGTTGATTATAGAAAGTTCCGTCGAAAACTTAATTGAAGAAGTCGAGAAAAAACCTGcgctttataaaaaaagtttaaaggaGTACTCCGACgcgaatatgaagaaaaaactgtGGGAGGAAGTTTGCGAAGCAGTTGTTGTTGATTGGAATTCGCTTAGCGCTGAGGAGAAAACAAACAAAG gtCGTGATGTGCAAAAAAAATGGGCTAATTTAAGGACTTGCTTTCGTCGCGAATTAAACGCTCAAAAGAACACTAAGTCGGGGCAAGCTGCGAATAAAAGGCGTAAATATGTCTACTTTGAacagttattatttttacttccaTGCATGGAAAACCGACTTACTGAAGGTAACCTGGAAGaggaaaattttctatcaaatgaTGAGCATGATGATCAAGCTGGTTCATCCACTTCCACCCCTATTCGTCAGCGGAAAAAGAGACCTAATGTACCGAAGCAGACGGACGTGGATGAAGCATACCGACTTGTGTATTAA